The Pedosphaera parvula Ellin514 nucleotide sequence ATGTTCCCCCCGCTTACGTCCTCGAGGCCGAAAAAGCGGTCGCCACTCGACTCAAAACCCAACTGAACAAACCATTGCTCATCGGCCTCGCCGACGGTGGCTTCAGCGCCTGCCGCCTTTACACTCAAAAGCCCGATGCCGCACGCGGCGTCATCTGCCTCGGCGCTTTTGCTCCTGCCGAATGCATGAAGCAGCTCAACAAATCCCTCGCCATGCACTTCCTCGTAGGTGGCAGCGAATCCTACGTCCGCAACGGCGCCTTCAAGCGCCAGATGCTCTCCCTCAAATCACACGTCAAAACTCTCGACTGGCAAAGCATCCCCAACGCCGACGAATTTTTCCTTCTCTCCCACGAAACCGAATCCCGCAAAATCCTTCTCCAGTGGGAACGGCCTTAATCAACGACCAATCGACGAAATCAGCACTCTCCTTCTCGAAGAGCTTACAAAACCTCAAACGCAGTTTGTGTTGAGAAAGATTTTGCAAGAAAGACTGTTCAACAGTCTTACAAATGACTTTCGCCAATCCGTCGTTCCTGCCCATATTTTACTCGTTTCACGTGGGACAAACCCGTGACCTCTTAAGCTCCGTTGGAGCGGCATGTCTATAGCGCTCAATCCCAAAAAAGAATCCTCGCTTCGGCCCGCGACTTTAAACAGCTCAATACGCCCATCCGAAGCAGAATCCAAAAGCGCAATTCAACACATCCCCACCTTATTCTAACAAACCCTGCATTCACCTCGCCTGGCCTGAACCTTCACCTCAATTGCCGGGTGTTTTCCCACCGGCAGGCTTTTTCAATATTTTCTCCAGTGTCTGTTGTATCCATTCCTCATTCTTCGGAAATTGAGCATAGGTTTTAATCTCCGAGAGCAACGGGTCTTCCGGCTTGATTCCCGCCGTTTGCAAAATGGCATAATCCTGCAGCGATTCCGCAAAGACTTCCCATCGTATCGAATCCATCGGTTGCCCATCAGCGCCGGGGTAAATCACGAATGGATCGCCGTATGGAATGCCCGGCCAGGCCGAGACGCAACCGTCCGTCAACGGGTCAGTCACGACTTCCTGCTCAATTTTGTGCCAGTAATTAAAACCCCAATGCAAAAAGCCTTTCGCCCCCAGTCGATAAAACGTCCAACCCGCCATGCGCACCTTCGGCAAAGGCGTATCCATGAAACGATTCAACCACGGCCCCTGTGGAGCGCAGCAATAATAAACCCAGTGCGGAATCTTTTCATCGATATAAGCCTGCGCGGAATTCACCATGGGTATTGGCATATCGGTCAATCCTTGCCGGCCGTACTGAATATCACTCAATGCATCCATCACCTTCATCCAGGGTGCCAACTCATGCAGCACCTGCCGCGCACGCTTATAATTCTCCACGTGGCTTGCGCCCGGTTCATCCGACAAATGAAAGTAGGAATCTTCGAGAATGTTTTCCTTCGCCAAAAAATCATGAAACTCCGGCAAAAACTGCTTCAGAAAATTGACGTACGTGTCCGAGGTGGCTCCAATGTCCGGGGACCAAAGCATCACATATTTACCCTCTTTTTTGGTGTAGACTCGAACGGGATTCTTGACTCCCCAGTAAATCCAAATGTGCGACCATTCAAATTTTTTGAACCCGATCTGCTTGCACATATCGGTAAATTGTTTTACCTGCGACCAATCGAACTGGTATTTCCCCGGTTCGGTTTCATTCACAACCAACAGCTGGCAGGGACGCTTGAACGTCTCGCGGCGATCGAAAAACACCGGCACGTAAACGACATCGGAACCGTGATCAAGCATGTCCTCCAATTGGGCCCTGGTGATCTCCCACCAGCGGTTGTCAAACATCCCGGTCTTGTAATATCCAGTTGCTCACCGCGCACATGATCACCTCGAAATCCTTCCGCGGTTGAATCACCAGTTCGCTGACTTCCAATTGTACAGGCAAATCCACGATTGCTTCCCATTGTTGCTTGAAAGATGAACTTTAAATTCATGCAACCCAGGCTTGGCATCAGCAGGAATGTTTAGCGTAATCCAGAAAGACCGGCTCTCGCCTGGCCCGATGCTGGTCACCTTTGTAAATGGGAATAACGGATCCGGAACCAGTCCCGGCAGTTGATCTACGCCATCCAGTTCACTCAGCGCCGTGTTGGGCGTCAGATGATGCATCGGCACGAATCCTACGTAACGAATGCGCGGCTTAAACCCTTCCGCACCTTCAACCCGACATTCCGCAGTAAGCTCTCCGAGTTGGTGACTCTTAAGGCAGGCTTGGAATGCGATTTTCCCATTGCGCGCTGCGAGGAGTCGCAGATGAGCATTACCAGGTTGGGAATGAGGAAAAACACGCTTGAGTGAGGTCTCCAGCCAAAAGTAGACGCACCCATCATCCTTCCCCGTCTGAACCACAAGCGGACCCGGCTTATCATTCTCAATCGCGAAAGAGCAATTTTCAGTTAACGTCAGGCAGAGCGCAATTGCGACGACGGCTCTGAAAATTGGGTTAATAAAATATGTTTGCACGGTAAAATAGTGGCCCGGCAGCGGAACAGACAATTGCTTGTTAACACTTTCTTGCTGTTTTTATACGTAATGGCAAGTGCAAAGAATGACCTTCAAAGAGCAACTTTTATTCACGGGTATTTTTTCTGCGGTGAAAATCAACTTTACCACCTTAATGATTTCAACCTGATTGGTCTTTGCTTGCGGGCAGGTCAAACTCGACATCGACTGCAAACTAAAATATTGTCTGATTGGCCATGAACCTTAGCACCATTTTCGTCGCAGTCTTTTCAGTCATCATGATCTGGAACATCATGGATTGGAAACCTGGTTCAGATGAAAAGCTCTTGTACCTTCCCAAATCCAAAGCGCTCAAAATCCTGCTGCTGATCTGGGCCATCACCGCTGCTCTTTCGGCCCTCGCACTCCTGTTGGATTTTATCCCCTCATGGCTCTTCCTCCTCATCACGATCGGCTTTGCCAGCGCCCTGCAAGTCATCTCCGTTGTGATCCGCGAAAAACTGCGGAAGCAGAATACATGACAGATACTTGCGTCATTCATAAATGCGTCATTCCCGTTGCTGCTGAATACTAAAACTCGGGGTTCTAAATCTCTTCCAGCCCCATTCGCAAATCGCAAATCAAAATTCGCAAACTTTTCCCTCCACTGGACAACTCCCCATTCCCGGCGTAGCGTCTTTCGTAACGAACGATTGTAAATAGTTGTTATGCCACTGGATGCACCGCCACAATTCGAGCACGGCCACATTTCCCCAAACCTCATCGTCGAAAACGCCATTATGCGCGTTATGAACGATGCCACCCAGCCTCAACAGGACTGGCGTCTGCAAGGCCACATTCGCAATCAATCCAACTCTCCTCTGGAGGAAATAAAATGCGATGTCTCCTATTTTGCGCCCGATGGCACCTTCCTTGGTCTTGATATGACCAACTTCTACGAATTGGATAAAATGGACCCCGGTGAATCGGCTCCCATTGACATTCACCTGAAAATGCCGCTCCACACCGTCCGTTGCGTGATGAACATCCATTCCAAGAAGAAATCGCATAACCTCGAAGGTGCCTTAAACGACTACCTCGATCGCCTTGATGCAGTCTCCAAGGAACGCGACCGCAAGGCTGAGGGTGTCGAATAGCGCTTTTCTTTGGCTCCGACTCGCTGTCTATTTGTGACCACCGGTTTACCGCTTTTCGAATGGGGTGAATCCACCTGATTTTCGATTTGCTGAAAACCCCTTTTTCGAGTAAACATGCTTATGCGCATGCGCATGTTCCTGATTGCCTCGGTCGGCTTGAACTTGGTACTGGCTATCACTCTTCTTGTCCCGCGACACGGCGTTTCAACCAACAACCTTGCTGGCGCCGCCGAACCGAACCCAGGCGGTGATTCCACCAATGGCAAGCCCAAGGTAATACTGCGCCGCCAATTTTTTTCATGGGACGAACTGGAATCTCCTGATTACCAGGCCTACATTAAAAACCTTCGCGACATCGGCTGTCCCGAATCCACCATCCGGGACATCATTGTTGCCGACATCAATCAGGTTTACGCGAAAAAGAAACAGAATCAGGCTCTGACCGCAGATCAACAATGGTGGCGCAAAGACCCTGACCCTGCCGTTACTGGAAAGCTCAACGTCCTGGACCAGGAACGTCGTGCCACGCTTGCCAACCTGCTCGGCCCCGACTGGGATGCCAACAATCCAACCAATCAGTCTCCCAAGGTGGTTGCACTTAATGGCCCCATGCTAAGCGACCTCTCTCCGGATGCCAAAGCATCCGTTCAGGAAATTGCTCTCCGCTCTCAACAACAAACCGCCGCACTTGTGGACGCTGCACGTGAACAGAACATACCACCCGATTCGGCAGAACTGGCCAAAATACGCGAACAAACCCGGCAGGACCTCTCCAAAGTCCTGAATCCGGCGCAACTCGAAGAATTTCTCCTCCGTTATTCGCAAACAGCCACTACTCTTCGAACTGAATTGCAGTCACTGAACGTTTCAGCAGACGAGTTTAGAAACATTTTTCGCACCACAGATTCCATCGAGCGGCAGCTCCAGTCACTCACTGGAAATGATTCGACTACCGCACAGCAGCGCGCCCAACTCCAACAACAACGTGATCTGGCGATCCGCACAATCCTGGGGGCTGATCGTTTCCAAACGTATCAGGGCGTTCGCGATGCTTCGTACGCTGATGCCCTGAACGCGGCGCAGCAGGCAGGAGCGCCTGCAACCGCTGTTCAACCCGTCTATCAAATCAATCAGGCCACCGCCCAGGAGCAAAGCCGTATCCAAAATGACCCCACACTTTCGGATGAGGAAAAAGCCTCACAGCTCGCAGCCATCAATCAACAGCAGAAACAAGCCAGCGACCAGGTACTGGGACTGGCCCCGCCGCCTGCTCCAACTACACCGACTCCACCTCCGCTTCCACCGCTCATCTATTCCTACAGGGGTGGTGAAACTTTGGACCAGATCGCCTTGCAATACGGCAGCACTATACCGGAGATTTTGGGCGCGAATCCAAATCTCAATCCGAATGTTATTCAACGCGGGCAGAGGATCCTAATCCCACCCACACCTTCGCCGCTTCCCTCTTACTACGTCCCAAGGACACCCCCAAGTATACTGTCATCGCCCCCATGATGGTTTGTCACATCTGCCTGTTTCCACCCAGTTGATTTTAGGTTGCTAGAGGGCTAGTTTGAAACATGGATGACACGGTAATTATAGCGACTTACAATGAAAGGGAGAAGGCCGAGCCACTAAAGAAACGGTTGGTGGAGGCTGGTATCCGGGCTGAAATCCATGTCGAAGCCATTATGGAACGACTCTGGTACGTAGCCAAACCGTTGGCTGCCGTTCATGTCAGGGTCCACAGGCCAGACTATGAAAGAGCTTCCGAGTTGATTAAGGAATGGGACAAAGCAGATGGGGCTCTGCGTGACGCCATCCGCTGCCCTGAATGTCACTCTTCCCGCGTGGAATTTCCACAACTCACCCGTCGCTCAGTACTGCCTAATCTATTTGGCGGTTTGGCTGCCGCGCTACATATCATCCCAAGAGAATACTATTGTCGGGATTGCCACTTTACCTGGCCGAGAGAAGGACAAAAACTTTCCCCAACTCGTCCTCACATGGCTCCTTATTATTTTATTGAAGGTATTCCTCAAAATAAAGAGGAACCAAGTTCCGTATCTCACAATTGAACGCAGCCAATTAGCATTGATTTGGCGTTCAAGATACTACAACTTATCTGTCGAAAGGCAGTTCGAAATCATTTTGAATTATGAGTCCAACAGCTCAATTAGATAAAACGGCCACTTCTCAGTCGCTTACTCAGCTCGATCAGCTCAAGAAATTTACAAGGGTTGTTGCTGATACTGGCGACTTCGGCACCATCAAGGAATTCGCACCACAGGATGCCACCACCAATCCTTCGCTGATTTTTAAAGCCGCCCAAATGCCGGCTTATAAAGAACTACTGGATAAAGTGATTGCTGAAAGCAAGAAGTCAGGGCTCTCCGGCCAGCAAGCTCTCAGTGATATTATGGATAATCTCCTCGTCGCTTTCGGCGTGGAAATCCTCAAGATCGTTCCCGGTCGTGTCTCAACGGAAACCGACGCCAATCTTTCCTTCGATACCGAAGGATTGGTTAACAAGGCCCATCGCTTTATCGACCTCTACTCAAAAAAGGGCATTTCCAAGGAACGTATCCTTATCAAGATCGCCTCCACCTGGGAAGGCATCCGCGCGGCAGAAGTTCTGCAGAGGGAAGGCATTAATTGTAACATGACCCTTCTCTTTTCGTTGGCACAAGCAGTCGCCTGCGCTGAAGCCAAAGCCAGGCTGATCTCTCCCTTCGTTGGCCGCATTCTGGATTGGTATAAGGCCAAGACTGGCAAGGATTATTCTCCCGCCGAAGATCCCGGCGTGCAGTCAGTCAAAGAGATCTACAGTTATTACAAGAAGTTCGGTTATCAAACCGAAGTCATGGGCGCCAGTTTCCGCAACAAAGGTGAGATTCTCGAACTCGCCGGTAGCGATCTCCTGACCATCAGTCCCAATCTGCTCGCCGAGTTGCGCAACAGCACCGACCCCGTTGAACGCAAACTGAGTCCCGAGATGGCTGCAAATGCAAGCATCACCAGGCTCGTGCTTGATGAAAAGAAGTTCCGTTACCTGCTGAACGAAGATGCCATGGCCACCGAGAAAACAGCCGAAGGCATTCGCCTGTTCGCAGCCGATGCAACGAAACTGGAAAAGTACATCGCTTCACTCCTTTAATTACCACTTAAAACCATCTTAGGCCCGGTCAGATTTTCTGCCGGGCCTTTTTGCCATCCAGACCCGGAGGATTTCAAGCCCTTCGCATATATGGAAGGGTCCATGGCTTGCGATACGTCACTCCCACCAGTTCATCCGCCGCCTTACAGCTGGTGATCCGCTCGGCCTGATGATCCCAGTCCAACTTCTCGCCCGTGCGCAAGGAAATGTTTCCCAAATGCGCAACTGACGACACCGCATGTCCCACATGCAGATTTTCAACCGGCTGTTGCCTGCTCTTAACGCAATCCAAAAAATTTCTCACATGCGGAAAAATGGAATCGGGTCCGGCTTTATGTTTCGCCGCTGCCAAACTCTGTGTCTTGCGTTCAGGAATGACCTCCCAGCCAAAATCTCCCAGAAGCAACGTTCCCTCACTGCCAGTAAAGGCAATACCCCAGGCGTGTCCGTTTAATCCGTTGTTGCATCCCACCTTGTGCTCCCAAATCATGGTGTAATGTGGGAACTCATAAACTGCAATCTGCGTATCAGGCGTTTCTGAATTGTCCTGCAACACTAACTTACCACCCGTCGAATAAACGGTCTTCGGCTGATCCGGCCCCATCGCCCACATCATCACATTGATCAAGTGCACTCCCCAGTCCGTCATCAATCCACCCGCATAATCCCAAAACCAACGAAAATTGAAGTGGAAACGGTTCGGATTGAACTCCCGTTCCGGCGCTGGTCCCAACCACATCTCATAATCCACATTCGCCGGCGGATGACAGTTCGCCGGATTACCCACA carries:
- a CDS encoding Gfo/Idh/MocA family protein codes for the protein MKELTRRSFIGKSALAAAAVPVTGSFLISHANSVRASVVGANERIRLGVIGSGGRSREVLSAFLTNADMDCPVICDVDEQMSAKGVALVEGKRGHRPETVVDFRSVLERKDIDAVLVATPDHWHALPTVYACQAGFDVYVEKPLAKSIDEGRAMLEASKRHNRVVQMGTQYRSGTHYRDAVEFVQSGKLGKVGLVRGWAYLDWLGSVGNPANCHPPANVDYEMWLGPAPEREFNPNRFHFNFRWFWDYAGGLMTDWGVHLINVMMWAMGPDQPKTVYSTGGKLVLQDNSETPDTQIAVYEFPHYTMIWEHKVGCNNGLNGHAWGIAFTGSEGTLLLGDFGWEVIPERKTQSLAAAKHKAGPDSIFPHVRNFLDCVKSRQQPVENLHVGHAVSSVAHLGNISLRTGEKLDWDHQAERITSCKAADELVGVTYRKPWTLPYMRRA
- a CDS encoding LysM peptidoglycan-binding domain-containing protein, with amino-acid sequence MRMFLIASVGLNLVLAITLLVPRHGVSTNNLAGAAEPNPGGDSTNGKPKVILRRQFFSWDELESPDYQAYIKNLRDIGCPESTIRDIIVADINQVYAKKKQNQALTADQQWWRKDPDPAVTGKLNVLDQERRATLANLLGPDWDANNPTNQSPKVVALNGPMLSDLSPDAKASVQEIALRSQQQTAALVDAAREQNIPPDSAELAKIREQTRQDLSKVLNPAQLEEFLLRYSQTATTLRTELQSLNVSADEFRNIFRTTDSIERQLQSLTGNDSTTAQQRAQLQQQRDLAIRTILGADRFQTYQGVRDASYADALNAAQQAGAPATAVQPVYQINQATAQEQSRIQNDPTLSDEEKASQLAAINQQQKQASDQVLGLAPPPAPTTPTPPPLPPLIYSYRGGETLDQIALQYGSTIPEILGANPNLNPNVIQRGQRILIPPTPSPLPSYYVPRTPPSILSSPP
- the tal gene encoding transaldolase; this translates as MSPTAQLDKTATSQSLTQLDQLKKFTRVVADTGDFGTIKEFAPQDATTNPSLIFKAAQMPAYKELLDKVIAESKKSGLSGQQALSDIMDNLLVAFGVEILKIVPGRVSTETDANLSFDTEGLVNKAHRFIDLYSKKGISKERILIKIASTWEGIRAAEVLQREGINCNMTLLFSLAQAVACAEAKARLISPFVGRILDWYKAKTGKDYSPAEDPGVQSVKEIYSYYKKFGYQTEVMGASFRNKGEILELAGSDLLTISPNLLAELRNSTDPVERKLSPEMAANASITRLVLDEKKFRYLLNEDAMATEKTAEGIRLFAADATKLEKYIASLL